TCATTGACTGCAACAGGAACGGGTGACAAGTAAGCCAAGAGACACTGGTTCTGGACTGTCCAATAGACAAATCAACTACTGGAATTTGTGCAAAGCGCACAGTGATAGGAGTTGGATTGCCAAGGACCACCACACTGCTTAGAACTAGGGATTACAGAAGACCATTGGAAAAATGCTCTAGTTTAGTCTGGTTAGCAACTCAAATTCCAGTCTGCATGTAGTCAGAAGCAAGTTCCAAGCTGCCCTTTAGACTAGTCAACTAAACACTAATGCTCAGGCTCACCCATTTGCTTCCATCCAGCAATGTCTGGGAGAGGTTGAGGGCTGCAGCTGCAATTTCAGAGGGGTGATACTGCACCATGTCATAGTCCATCAGGGTCAGCTCCATGAAATACTTGGCTAGGGTGTGCTTCTCAGCATCAGCCTAGAAAGATGGCAAGAGGCATAAACCAGTTTTAGGAGGTGTCAACAGACCAGCATGCTCAAGCAGTAGACCCATAGGGTCTATGGAACAAGTGGATAGAGACTAGCCTTACATTGCCAGCTTTTGATGCCCTCCTAAGGAAGTGAAGAGGCAGCGGGCGTCCCAGCTGGAAGTTCAGCTCCTTGAGAACCAGCATCTCCATCTCCCGAATCTGGGCTTTGGAGAAGGCATCATCCGTGATGTAGACAAAGTCACCAATCGCAGGGGCATACATCTCTTCATACTTGGCAGCGATAAACATGGCAGTCACACCAACCAACTGCAGTTTTTTCCTGGAGATTTCCTGCACCTAGTGGGGGAAAATAAAGCAAGCCAACATTGAGCTCCCTTGAGTTCCAAGAGCCTGGACTTCATATTGCTCTGATAAAGTCCCATGGCCACTAAAGTTAAACACAGGCAGAAGAACCCTTCTGCAGTGACTTACCTGAAGGAACCGGTCAAGGATCGCAACAGTCATGTACAGGGTCtcctgcagcagatgaaacCTGGAGTGCACCTGGATCAGCCAGTCCACAAGGATGGCCCGCATGCGCGCGTTGATCTCACAGTCTTCTAGGTATTTGGGCCGGACAGACTGCTGTACCTGCAGAGTGGGGCATGGGGGTAAGTGTAGCTCAGAATGAAGGAGTGCCTTACACAGGTTTAATTGCTGGGGGGAAACTGAAGTTCAAGACATTCCTATGCAAGAGATTTACACAAAAACCATGCTATATAGAGCAGTTGAGTTACAGGTATGCAAATTAAACCTTGATTGCTTGGCTCAGAACTGCCTCAAATGAATTGCCAAGCCACAGTAGCTtgaacaccccccacccctggcCCGGCCCCTCGACCACTTTCCACCTAACAAGTTTCCAAAACCTCCCACTCCACAGTTGAGATCTTACCTCAATTTGCCTCAGATACACATATATATCCTTCACATATTCAGCACAGAGCTGGGGCTGTTCAGCATCAAATGCATCAATGTCTTCCACATTCAGCAGAGTGTCAGAGAAGGCCTGGCACAGTTCCTCCTCCTTCATGGAGACATCCATTGGAGTAACAGCCTGGAGGGATATGGGGACATTTTAAACATCCAAGACAGTAGGAGCAGCCTGCTTCTGGAGCAACCACTGAGGCTTTGCTGTAGCCATCTTGTCCAAATAGGGAATGCCTGCATTTGAGCAGTGCATCACTCACTTGACTTTCAAAGATCAAACTAAGCAAAGCCACCATGTACTGCACAAGAGGCACATTGACAATGCCATTACATTATACAATTGCAGATCTAGAAGTGCTCACATAACTTAAATTGGCAAGAGCCAGGAAGAAATCTTAATAGATGCACACTTCTAGGCTAGGAGAAGAAAGATTTACCGGGACCTCAGGCTGCACTGGAGGCAGCTTGGTCTGGACCAACGCATTCGCCTGGAGCTTGGCGGCAACAGCCTTGGAGGACGCTGGCTTGGAGGACTTCACAGCATGGCATTTCAATGACTCGGTTTTCTATGGTAGCAAAATAAGCGTCAGTGGCGAGTTAAGACCCTGCAAATACAttgaagaaataaaatgcaGTCAGCACTTACCTTGAACGGGCCTCCTTTGTTTGAGAGATTGGAGATCTCGCCCAGCACAGCCCTTTTGGCTCCCATCACGGCCTTTCCCATAGGTACGGAGTTCTCAGCATTTCGGATGTTCTGCAAATGCCAGAAATAATTGAAGGCATCGGATGCAAGCACGACTGCGGTGTAGTTACAATGCGGTCATCGCTGCACAGAAAGTCCCCCAGAGACCGAAGTTGGATGGTGGGAGAAATGCCAGCGATTAAAGGAACTAGAATATGCAGCTTTCCGTGCAAGCCAGTTCTATGGATGGCGATAGGAAGAAAAGGTGGCACGGCTGTTTTGCTAAACGTAGTAACATGCATTCAAGCTCAAAACACCAAGGCCAGCCATTAAATCACACTATGGTGAAATTCGGTTTCGATACCCAGCAAAACAGGCACACACGCTGCAGAAAACAGATCAGCCTCAGGAGCATACTCACCACCGCACGGGTTGCCAAAGCCATTTCGATTAAAGCAGCAAACAGTATCGCACTAAACGAAATGCGATCACAAGGTCCAAAAAAACACCAGTGACTAACGACACCGTAGGTTTTAAAAGGCCCTCTTAAAAGTTTCAGATCAATCTCCACAAAGCGAGTTGCTTGTACTGCACTCACAGGGCATTCAAATACCGCTCCGCGCGTTCTCATTGGCTGCGGCTTCATAGGACGCGCTCTTCTGATTGGCTGACGGAGACGACCCGGGAATGCGTTGCCACGGCGATCGTTATTATTAGATTGACAGCGCTGTATTCTAATTGGTATCTGTCCGATTGGGTTCTGGCAGCAGTGCGCTTTAATCCACACCACAGTGAAACatcagtaataaaataaatgttactgaaaaataataataacgtgaATATATTAAAGTGGTCGTTCTCGCGATATAACAGCACGCTCAATCATGTTGCATTCTGGGATTTGCAGTTCTGTGGAATCTAATGAAATCTTATTTATTATGTGACTGACTGTTGCCTCGGAGTTGTGCTTTTCAGATGTTTTGAGTGATTTTTAGTCTGTATAGTGAATGCTATATGTCCACCAGTGAAGGGATTGGTGttcatgcatatttatttttaaagacgcAAGACTGATGCCGTTTTATCGCTGCAGCCGACGAGGTGCCGGACTTTTCTATTGGTGGCCGGACAGATTTCTCGTTAGACTTTTGGACTTgtgttaaattgtttttttttttattattattattattatttttattattattattattattattattacaatttagTCTAATCTATTGTAGTGGTTTTCATTGTAgtattttattctgtgtttacatcTCTGATGTGTTTTAAGAAACAGAAGAATACCATCTTAATTTACACAGTCTCCTATTGTGCAACTGATGCTGCTCCATCGatatataatacaaacaaataaccaGCTTATTTGCTGGTGTATTTCCATTGAGTCCCATGCCCACTGAGCACTACTTGCCCATCTAAATTGTCACACAACCGAGTAAAtatctttaatttgttttgtattcaataaagtaaaatcgtatctcacagtacagtacaacagGGGTCTCTAAAAATGCTCCTGTTGTGctgcagtacacacacacatacagtacacatACTGCCCACATATGTGGACACTTCAACAGGAAGGGGAAGTATTCTGGACGTATGTTATGGCAATATTACTGATGTGTACAACGCTCATGCACACCCGCCGCTTTTAAATGCAGATTACAATGTTATCTTCCTACTTCCGCCGTACAGACATGGACTCAAACGTCACAAGCCACAAACCTACAGCATCCATCAGTGGTCGGAGGACGCCACTGCATGCACAGACTGGTACATTTTTGATGGCGATTTAAATGAGAGGGTTTCTGTTATTACAGACCATGTTACATTCTGCATTACCACCACCATACCTGTTAAGACCCTGAAGAAATATCTAAACTCCAAACCCTGGATTACTCACCATATCAAACACAGTTTAAGGGTACTACAGTTGGCCTTTCAACGCCAGGAATGGACCTCACTCAAAATCATAAGCCACTcaataagaaattaaatacTCAAATACAAAGAGAAACTTGAACAGGAACTCAGCAAcatgaacaccaaacaagccTTCCAAAAAGTGAAAACACTCACCGGGCATGATCTAAAATATGGCCTATCAATTATAACTGACTCTGCTTCCTTTGCTGAAGACCTGGACACTTTCTACGCACAATTTGATACCATCAACTGTTCAGATGAGTGTGAGGAATTGCTGAGAGCCCTACACATCCTGGAGCCTACACATACTGCCCCCTTTTTACGGAGGAGGATGTTCGCTGGCAGCTGAGCCGCTGCAAACAAAGCAAGGCCCCAGGGCCAGACGGCATCCAGGAGAGGGTGCTTAAGGTCTGTGCCATGGAGCTCTCTCCAGTTCTCCACCACATCTTCTGGGAATCCTACAGGACTGCTTCAGTACCAACCCTCTGGAAAACATAtactaagaacataagaacataagaaagtttacaatcaagaggaggccattcgacccatcatgctcgtttggtgtccattaataactaagtgatccaaggatcctatcagccacatcgctggggagtttgttccagattgtgacgactctctgtgtgaagaagtgtctcctgttttctgtcttgaatgccttgaaacccaatttccatttgtgtccccgggtgcgtgtgtccctgctgatctggaaaagctcctatggtttgatgtggtcgatgcccttcatgattttgaagtctTGAATCAAATCCCCCCATAGTCTTCTCTGTACTATCACACCCAAGAAACCCCACCCCTCAGAACTAAACCACTACAGGCCAATTGCACTAACATCGATAATAATTAAGTGCCTGGAGAGACTGGTGCTGAATTTCATCCTACCAGTTGTCAGACCACAGCTGCACCCCCATCGGTTCGCCTACAAGGCTAAAAGGGGGACTGAGGATGCTGTGTCTCCTCCACTCCCTAATACAACACCTAGAATCACCAGGTCATCCTCTTCATTGACTTCAGCTCTGCTTTTAACACCATTCAACGTCACCAGATGATCAGGAAACTCCACTATCTAAACGTCTCACCACTCCTCATTCACTGGGTACAGTTTCCTCAGCGACAGATCACAAATGGATCACTACTTCAACTACTCTGATGATACTGCCATACTTGCACTCCTTAATGACAACAGATTTCTTACAGACTATCTACAATCCATTTCCCACTTCACTAAATGGTGTAAAGACAATAACCTGCAGCTAAATGTCACAAAGACAAAGGAACTGTCTATTGGCACTCCTGGAACACACTGCATATCCCATAACCCCTCCTCTCTCAATAATGAGTCTCGAGATGGTGGAGAGCTTCAAATATCTCGGACTCACCCTGGACAACAGACTCAGATTCAATCAACACACCACTGACATTCATAAACGCTGCCGGCAAAGACTCTCTGCCAATCCATAAACTTAATGCACCTTCTGTTATTACTctacagaaaaaataattgaagCTGTATTACTTTACTGTTCCCCCTGCTTCTTTACCATGATAACTGCCTCCAACAAGAAAAAACTCATCCATATTACACACTCTGCTTCCAAAATCATTGGCCtccccacccccaacctctcagAACTGCAGAGCCGTCACAAATAGAGCCCTCGCTATAGCACATGAGCCCGGCCACCCCCTCAACTCACTCCTTACTCTACTCCCATCTGGTCACAGATACAGATCCCTAACCTGGAAAAGGGCCTGCTTTGGCAGGCGTTTTGTGCCCTTTGCCATACAGCTATTAAACAAAACTCCCCACTGAAtatcatatatgtatgtatgcacatatgtatgtttgcatgtaaatatgaatctgtatttatgtgtataCATATGAATAGACTATTTATATTTGTTCATGTtaaagcaatacaaatgtatgtattgtacagACTGTAGCaattaataaacattattattattattatacatttaacaaTGATCAATCTAAGTGTatagtaacagtaataataacgGTGTTGGTATacaaatatactgtagtgttaatTGGTGGTAATGTACTGTTCTAAATCAGCATGGTTGTGCTTGATCTATTGGTATTTCGGTTTAATTTAGATTGTTTGGGGAAGGAGCGAGAGAGATGAAAGAAGGAAAGGTATTTTATATCTGTCTGGATTTAAGTCAGATGTCATTTTATAACCATCCTTAAGCATGGTTCATCTGGAAGTGGGTCAACAAGCCACGTACCTTGCTCACAGCTATTTATTTGTGCTGCATTTTAAACGTTTTAATGACACTTTCATGATCAGCATCGAAAATATGATCTTCATTCGAAACACAAAATGTTGTTCTTGTAACCAGATAACGACCTCTGACAGCACAGCAGTCACAGTCACACTTCTAACACATGGATGGTGGGTTTCACATCCACATCACAATCAATACAATCAATAAAATACTCTGACCATTACACCTACAGGAAATCACCAACCACTCATATCTCATTACAGCATGTGACTTGATCGTGTGTTTAAATCAGGAGGAAATCATGGTAAAAATATGGTAACCTAGTATACCATGGTGGAATATATTTAAAGTGTAATGTTGATGTGGTGTACCatcttaaaatgtgttaaagtgTAGTACAAACATGCACTCAAGACTATATAGGTCAGAGTTGACCATTGTCCACATGGAACTCTCCAGTTTTTCGGAGTACCTGGATTTAAATCCATTGAAATCACACATTGCTCATTCAGAGCTCATTAGAAAGCAGAGACCAAGAGTTCAATTGCCACATGTTAAATGTGTTTAAGGAATATAGGATAAGCATACCTATAGGGAATGGACAAAGGTATGTACCTTAATGATTCTGACAAAGTTCACTAGCACAAACACAGAGCAATGATCAGACCGgaattataaaataaacttcAGGAGTACGGTACAGTATTATTACtaaactatataaataaataaataaataaataaataaatggacaaAGGTATGTAGGCTGTGATTCTGACATTTCATAGCACACAAGGTTGTGGCAGGAGGGGTTGTCAGAATGGAACAATAGCTACTAGATCCCCATATATACCAATAGCATTTcacattttttgtcatttttagagAGAAAACTATGTTCTCACATGCAGACTAACAACCCTGCAAAAGAACAGTGCTCTACCCATGGTCACATACAAATACAACTCCCAGGCAGGTGATTCAAGCAGGCAGTCAGTCACATTAGTCTCCTAGGGGACAGATGAAATACATCTATAAATCACTGCTGTTAGTTACAAATTTCAGCTAAATGCTCATTATAATTTATACATAGAAGGCATTGACGTCACCATAATACACAATACTGCACTGATGCACTGTACTACAATATCCTGTAGACTAACATCACaaatcaattatatttttggTTAAAATTACAATGGTTGTTTGGCAAACTTTTTGTATTTGCAAGCATATCTACTACTGTTGTAGAGGATGGTGTTGGGCGCTAAAGAAAGACCAGACAAGACACAAGAAAGAGTTACctaactttattatttttttttaaaactaaTATAAATCCCTTGGAAATGCTTCCTGGGGCCATTAAAAGTCTATGAATGCATGGATACCTGCCATTAGCACTGCATTCCAACACTCCATTCAAAATGTTACAATTTTCAGAATTCAGCAATCAGAGCAGAAACACATTACCCAGAcgcactttttgttttttctctcccctccatAGGACCCAacccctcccaccccccctccctgtCTTATTTATTTCACCTTTGATGTGCAAGTATATGCAATTTAGCTAGTTGAGAATAATTATTAGTGTTAAGTTCTTCATGGCAGCAAAGGAGTTTGTTGTTAAAAAGAGATGAAGGGGGAAATAAATCTGTGACAaccaggtttaaaaaaaaaaaaaaaaaaaaaaatacaatcgtGGCTGACTTGCCAAGTCATGTGGAGATCTGCGACTCAGCTGTCGACCACAAAAAAAAGCCAAATTCAGTTCTATTGAACACTTTCGCTGTGGGTATTGGTTGGCGTAGAACTGGTTCCAACAGCAGGCCTGGTATCACATTTTAAGTCCAAGAGCCAGTCCCCAGTGTTGGTCACCTTAGACTTGTGAACACAAACAGAAGCGTGCGATCTATTAGCAGTGGTGACTCGCTGACCAGGCAGCCCCCCCATGCCACGGCTCTCCTACGTGCCTTGAGAGGTCCAACAGGAAAAAGAACAGTCAAAATACATAAGTGACATTCATCATTATTTTCTTCCCCCAAAATGCATTAAGTGTGGTaggtgaacatttaaataaaggcGTGTTAGGAAGGGAAATGTCTTTTGAATGCATTTCCTTAATTGACGCGAAGGACACGTTCTCAGTTAGTTCCCCACTCGATGGACACTGTGCGATGGAGTACACAGACGCAATACAGCAGCTGTTCTTATAGTCTTTGTCTTCTTTCCCCTAATTAAGGAATGTCTTGAtttacattgttgttgttttcctttaCTAGCTGATCACAATTTCTATACATAAACTAATTATATCATGATCAGATAAATTAATCCTGCAGTGTTAGTAATGGAGGTCGACATTTTATTCCAGTAAAGCAAGGCATTGTgtaaaagataaaaaataaaatccaaaatCAAATTATATGCTACTTTACTAGAGCAGCTATTCTTGCCTGCAAGTCCTTAGGCCCTGAAGCCTATTTCATTATATGTGCAAAGAAATGCATTACAAGGAcccatgcaaaaataaaatgacaccgGAGGGAACAATTAAAAGCTACATAAAAAAgctttataaatacaataaaatttaaaatctaTTCTGAAGGTGTATCTCTAGCAGTATCGGTACTATGTGACATAGCTGGCACTCCAGGTTCAAtgcttttattgttgtttttgtatattttgaatCTGCGCAGGTAATTCATGCCATCTTTGGTTGACTGCAgtactgaagaaaaacaaaaaaacaaaacaaaaaattgttGTTGAAAACAGCATCAACTTTCAGCAGAGAGCTGCGCCTCTATATCCACTCTGCAGATCGGGCATTTCTTATTAGTAGTGAGCCACTGGTCGACACATAGTTGGTGGAAAAGGTGCATACAGGGAAGGCGTCTGAAAGgaaaggggaagaaaaaaaaacacaatttagaAATCTATTACATGTAGCCATTGTGAGAACAGTACATAGTGGGTTCACAATCTTGAACAGTATTTCACAGCTGAGGACAAACAATTGGTGCCACAGTCAGAGCAGATTTTGTAAGCAATCTTGAAATCACAGCTTGCTTAATGCCTGGCAGTCACGCTCGGCTTATTCAGAATTGCTAACGACTGCTTAAAGTAATTTGAGAGCTCAGATGAAACCAAACATATCATCTGAGCACCGATGCGTATCGGGGTACCCCGGCAAACcagctgaagaaatgtacaaatctaTCAAACACAaggtactgtatttttgcactttgtattgcgtttatgttttgtaagtcgccctggataagggcgtctgccaagaaataaataacaataacaataataagaagaagaaggtgCAACTTAATCCTGATACACCAGAGGGCAGCAGAAAGGACGCATGTTTAGATCACACGAACAGTGCTAGAAACACACCAGGAAGGTGTATTGAGGGAATCATTTCAGATCCAGAGCCAAGGTGGTTATTTGCAAAGGATGTTAATTTGTCTACAAAGaaaacatatacagtactgtgcaaacgttttaggcaggtgtgaaaaaatgctacaatgtaagaatgcattcaaaaatagacatgctaatagattatatttatcaattaactaaatgcaaagtgagtgaacagaagaaaaatctaaaatcaaatccatacttggtgtgaccaccctttgccttcaaaacagcatcaattcttctaggtacacttgcacacagtttttgaaggaactcggcaggtaggttggcccaaacatcttggagaactaaccacagttcttctgtggatttaggcagcctcagttgcttctctctccatgaAATCCCTGACAGactggatgatgttgagatcagggctctgtgggggccataccatcacttccaggactccttgttcttctttatgctgaaaatagttcttaatgactttcgctgtatatGTGGGGTGGTTgacatgctgcagaataaatttggggccaatcagatgcctccctgatggtattgcatgatggatacgtatctgcctgtacttctcagcatggaggagaccattcattctgaccaaatccccaactccatttgc
The genomic region above belongs to Amia ocellicauda isolate fAmiCal2 chromosome 4, fAmiCal2.hap1, whole genome shotgun sequence and contains:
- the ccnb2 gene encoding G2/mitotic-specific cyclin-B2 isoform X2, with product MALATRAVNIRNAENSVPMGKAVMGAKRAVLGEISNLSNKGGPFKKTESLKCHAVKSSKPASSKAVAAKLQANALVQTKLPPVQPEAVTPMDVSMKEEELCQAFSDTLLNVEDIDAFDAEQPQLCAEYVKDIYVYLRQIEVQQSVRPKYLEDCEINARMRAILVDWLIQVHSRFHLLQETLYMTVAILDRFLQVQEISRKKLQLVGVTAMFIAAKYEEMYAPAIGDFVYITDDAFSKAQIREMEMLVLKELNFQLGRPLPLHFLRRASKAGNADAEKHTLAKYFMELTLMDYDMVQYHPSEIAAAALNLSQTLLDGSKWSMTQRCYSGYTEDHLKPIMQHIAKNVVKVNDRLTKHTAIKNKYASSKLMSISTIPQLKSAVIREMAAPLLENS
- the ccnb2 gene encoding G2/mitotic-specific cyclin-B2 isoform X1 codes for the protein MALATRAVNIRNAENSVPMGKAVMGAKRAVLGEISNLSNKGGPFKKTESLKCHAVKSSKPASSKAVAAKLQANALVQTKLPPVQPEVPAVTPMDVSMKEEELCQAFSDTLLNVEDIDAFDAEQPQLCAEYVKDIYVYLRQIEVQQSVRPKYLEDCEINARMRAILVDWLIQVHSRFHLLQETLYMTVAILDRFLQVQEISRKKLQLVGVTAMFIAAKYEEMYAPAIGDFVYITDDAFSKAQIREMEMLVLKELNFQLGRPLPLHFLRRASKAGNADAEKHTLAKYFMELTLMDYDMVQYHPSEIAAAALNLSQTLLDGSKWSMTQRCYSGYTEDHLKPIMQHIAKNVVKVNDRLTKHTAIKNKYASSKLMSISTIPQLKSAVIREMAAPLLENS